The Amycolatopsis japonica nucleotide sequence CACACGCTCGCTCGCCGCGGCGCCGAGAAGCTGTGGGACCTCCTGCACAACGAGGACTACGTCCACTCGCTGGGCGCCCTGACCGGTAACCAGGCCGTGCAGCAGGTGCGCGCCGGCCTCAAGGCCATCTACCTGTCGGGCTGGCAGGTCGCCGCCGACGCCAACCTCTCCGGCCAGACCTACCCGGACCAGAGCCTCTACCCGGCCAACTCGGTGCCCGCCGTCGTCCGCCGCATCAACAACGCGCTGGGCCGCGCCGACCAGATCAACTGGGCCGAGGGCAACACCGACATCGACTGGTACGCCCCGATCGTCGCCGACGCCGAGGCCGGCTTCGGTGGCCCGCTCAACGCCTTCGAGCTGATGAAGGGCATGATCGCCGCCGGTGCCGCGGGTGTGCACTGGGAGGACCAGCTCGCTTCCGAGAAGAAGTGCGGTCACCTCGGCGGCAAGGTGCTGATCCCGACCAAGCAGCACGAGCGCACGCTGAACGCCGCCCGCCTCGCCGCGGACGTGCTGAACGTGCCGTCGCTGATCGTCGCCCGCACCGACGCGCAGGCCGCCACGCTGATCACCAGCGACGTCGACGAGCGTGACCGCAAGTACGTCACCGGCGAGCGCACCGCCGAGGGCTTCTACAACGTCACCAACGGCATCGACCCCTGCATCGACCGCGGTCTGGCCTACGCCGAGTACGCCGACCTGCTGTGGATGGAGACCTCCAAGCCGGACCTCGAGGTCGCCCGCCAGTTCGCCGAGGCGATCAAGGCCAAGTACCCGAACCAGATGCTGGCCTACAACTGCTCGCCGTCGTTCAACTGGAAGAAGCACCTGGACGACGCGACGATCGCGAAGTTCCAGCGCGAACTCGGCCACATGGGCTACAAGTTCCAGTTCATCACCCTGGCCGGCTTCCACGCCCTGAACTACTCGATGTTCGACCTGGCGCACGGTTACGCCCGCGAGGGCATGACCGCCTACGTCGACCTGCAGGAGCGCGAGTTCGCTTCGGAGGACCGCGGTTACACCGCCACGAAGCACCAGCGCGAGGTCGGCACCGGCTGGTTCGACAACGTCGCGACCGCGCTGAACCCGGAGAGCTCGACCACCGCGCTCGCCGGTTCCACCGAGGCCGAGCAGTTCTGATCCCTCGCAAGTAGGTGCCAGGTGGCGGTCTCCGGACTCCCAGCGGAGACCGCCACCTCCCATCCCCTTCTATCTCTCGCGAAGCCCCAGCGGAGGCACACCATGGTTGAGAAGCTGAACTACCGGATCGACGTCTGCGGACCCGCCGGTGACCGGTTCGCCGAGATCCTCACCCCGGCCGCGCTGGACTTCGTGGCCAAACTGGACAACGCGTTCGCCGGCCGCCGCCGCGAACTGCTCGACGCGCGCCGTCTGCGCCGCGAGAAGCTGCAGTCCGGTGAGGAGCCGCTGGGCTTCCTGCCCGAGACGCACGCGATCCGCGACGACAGCAGCTGGTCGGTCGCCCCGGCCGCGCCCGGTCTCGAAGACCGCCGCGTCGAGATCACCGGCCCGACCGACCGCAAGATGACGGTCAACGCGCTCAACTCCGGCGCGAAGGTCTGGCTCGCCGACTTCGAGGACGCGACCTCGCCGACCTGGCACAACGTGATCGACGGGCAGCTCAACCTGTTCGACGCGATCCGCCGCAACATCGACTTCACCACCGAGGCGGGCAAGCGCTACACGATCGGCGACGACCCCGCGACGATCGTCGCCCGCCCCCGCGGCTGGCACCTGGTGGAGAAGCACATCCGCATCGACGGCCGCCCGGTTTCGGCGAGCCTGGTCGACTTCGGCCTCTACTTCTTCCACAACGCGCGCCAGCTGCTGGCCCGCGGCAGCGGCCCGTACTTCTACCTGCCGAAGCTCGAGAACCACCTCGAAGCGCGGCTGTGGAACGACGTCTTCCTGCTGGCGCAACGGGAACTCGGCATCCCGCGCGGCACGATCCGGGCCACCGTGCTGATCGAGACGATCACCGCCGCGTTCGAGATGGAGGAGATCCTCTACGAACTGCGCGAGCACATCGCCGGGCTGAACGCCGGCCGCTGGGACTACATCTTCAGCGTCATCAAGAACTTCTCCTCGCACGGCGCGGACTTCGTGCTCCCGGACCGCGCGCAGGTGACGATGACCGTCCCGTTCATGCGGGCCTACACCGAACTGCTGGTGCGCACCTGCCACAAGCGCGGGGCGCACGCCATCGGCGGCATGGCCGCGTTCATCCCGAGCAAGGACCCGGAGATCAACGCGACCGCGCTGGAGAAGGTCCGCCAGGACAAGGAACGCGAGGCGAACGACGGTTTCGACGGCTCGTGGGTCGCGCACCCCGGCCTCGTCCCGGTCTGCCGCGAGGTGTTCGACAACGTCCTCGGCGGCTGGCCGAACCAGCTCGGCAAGCTGCGTGAAGACGTCGTCGTGACGGCCGAGGATCTGCTCGACGTCGCCAGCGCGGGCGGCGAGGTCACCGAGGCCGGTGTCCGCGCCAACATCAACGTCGCGCTGCGCTACATCGACGCTTGGCTGCGCGGCACCGGCGCGGCGGCGATCCACAACCTGATGGAGGACGCCGCCACCGCCGAGATCGCGCGCTGCCAGGTGTGGCAGTGGATCCGCAACGGCACGAAGCTCGAAGACGGCACCGCGCTCACCCGCGAACTCGCCGTGTCCTATTTGGACGAAGAGCTGGCGTCGGTGCGGGCCGAACTGGGCGAGGACACCCGGCTCGGCGACGCCTACGAGATCTTCACCGAGACCGCGCTGGGCGAGAAGCTGCCGAGCTTCCTCACCACCGGTGCGTACGCGCGATACCTGACCACGCACTGATCGAGGCTCCGGCCGCCCCTACCTGACGCGGGGCGGCCGGGTTCCACACCGGTTTGGGACGGTGTGGCCCAACGGGTCCGGTGGCGGAGGCTCCCCGCCACCGGACCCGCTTCACGCGCGCGCTCTTCCGGTAGCGCTGTCGGGCGTGCGCCTCGCCGCGGGGACCCCGCTCACCCCCACACCGCAGTGGGCGGGGTCTCCGCGGCTTTCTTCGGCTTCAATCACGCGAGTTCCGGCTTCAATCACGCGTGATACGACTCCGAGCACTCACGGGACCGGACGAATCGGTCACGGACCGCGAATAGGTAGGGGTACCTAGTGAAGCCCCCGTTGTTTCGGCGGCGGGTCGCGCGGATGCTCGGCGCCGGGTGGGAGTTCCGCCCGTTTCCCCGAGGAGCCACCATGAAGAAGCAGTTGAGAACGCTCTTGGCCGCGACCTTCGCCGTCCTCGCCGTCGCTCTCGCCGCCCCGGCGGTGTCCGCTTCGGCCGGGGTCTCGGTGCAGCCGGACTGTGTCCGGCCCTGCCATTTCTGATCTTCGCCACCTAGAGCAGCCCCGGGGGTC carries:
- the aceA gene encoding isocitrate lyase, whose protein sequence is MTQHAQQLEQAAAELAKQWETDPRWAGVKRSYSAADVVKLRGSVVEEHTLARRGAEKLWDLLHNEDYVHSLGALTGNQAVQQVRAGLKAIYLSGWQVAADANLSGQTYPDQSLYPANSVPAVVRRINNALGRADQINWAEGNTDIDWYAPIVADAEAGFGGPLNAFELMKGMIAAGAAGVHWEDQLASEKKCGHLGGKVLIPTKQHERTLNAARLAADVLNVPSLIVARTDAQAATLITSDVDERDRKYVTGERTAEGFYNVTNGIDPCIDRGLAYAEYADLLWMETSKPDLEVARQFAEAIKAKYPNQMLAYNCSPSFNWKKHLDDATIAKFQRELGHMGYKFQFITLAGFHALNYSMFDLAHGYAREGMTAYVDLQEREFASEDRGYTATKHQREVGTGWFDNVATALNPESSTTALAGSTEAEQF
- the aceB gene encoding malate synthase A — encoded protein: MVEKLNYRIDVCGPAGDRFAEILTPAALDFVAKLDNAFAGRRRELLDARRLRREKLQSGEEPLGFLPETHAIRDDSSWSVAPAAPGLEDRRVEITGPTDRKMTVNALNSGAKVWLADFEDATSPTWHNVIDGQLNLFDAIRRNIDFTTEAGKRYTIGDDPATIVARPRGWHLVEKHIRIDGRPVSASLVDFGLYFFHNARQLLARGSGPYFYLPKLENHLEARLWNDVFLLAQRELGIPRGTIRATVLIETITAAFEMEEILYELREHIAGLNAGRWDYIFSVIKNFSSHGADFVLPDRAQVTMTVPFMRAYTELLVRTCHKRGAHAIGGMAAFIPSKDPEINATALEKVRQDKEREANDGFDGSWVAHPGLVPVCREVFDNVLGGWPNQLGKLREDVVVTAEDLLDVASAGGEVTEAGVRANINVALRYIDAWLRGTGAAAIHNLMEDAATAEIARCQVWQWIRNGTKLEDGTALTRELAVSYLDEELASVRAELGEDTRLGDAYEIFTETALGEKLPSFLTTGAYARYLTTH